A genome region from Leptodactylus fuscus isolate aLepFus1 chromosome 6, aLepFus1.hap2, whole genome shotgun sequence includes the following:
- the ARMC7 gene encoding armadillo repeat-containing protein 7: MSGGQCAGADRFQHLQALVTEFQDTDSTDAKEQVLANLANFSYDPKNFAFLRQLQVPDLFLDMLTEDNETLVEFGIGGLCNLCLDKVTKSHILASGGLSLVINCLSSQREETVLSAITTLMYLSTAASRADITTQPVVECMLRFSLSTNRRLSNLANVFLEDYCSEEQVQEARTVNQHTALGIPLPKD; the protein is encoded by the exons ATGAGCGGCGGGCAGTGCGCAGGCGCAGACCGATTTCAGCACTTACAGGCTCTGGTCACCGAGTTCCAGGACACGGATAGTACAG atGCCAAAGAACAGGTCTTGGCAAACTTGGCCAACTTctcctatgacccaaagaacttTGCATTTCTTCGCCAACTGCAGGTTCCAGATTTGTTCTTGGATATGTTGACTGAAGATAATGAAACCTTGGTGGAGTTTGGAATAG GAggcctttgtaacttatgcttgGATAAAGTCACCAAGAGTCACATATTGGCTTCAGGGGGTTTGAGTCTTGTGATCAACTGCCTGTCCAGCCAACGTGAAGAGACTGTTCTCTCCGCCATAACAACCCTCATGTACCTGAGTACAGCGGCTTCCCGTGCAGATATTACCACACAGCCTGTGGTGGAGTGTATGCTCAGATTCTCACTCTCCACCAACCGTAGACTTAGCAATCTAGCCAATGTTTTTCTGGAGGACTATTGCTCTGAAGAACAAGTACAGGAGGCCCGGACTGTAAACCAACACACTGCACTAGGAATACCTCTTCCCAAAGACTGA
- the JPT1 gene encoding jupiter microtubule associated homolog 1 — protein MTTTSTFQGLDPEARKSSRVLRPPGGGSSFSFGVDGSKQQQPVRRHKMASNIFGIPDDEPAPTSCALEPEASENAACGEDPHRTCTEAEYSDAAEHMVEAEVPEMEPAKEASGEPAQPAPPVAVPSRRNPPGGKSSLVLG, from the exons ATGACAACCACCTCCACATTCCAGGGGCTCGACCCCGAGGCTCGTAAAAGCTCTAG GGTTCTGAGACCCCCTGGCGGTGGTTCCAGTTTCTCTTTTGGAGTTGATGGGTCAAAGCAGCAACAACCTGTTAGACGACACAAGATGGCTTCCAACATATTTGGCATACCAGACGATGAGCCAGCACCTACATCCTGTGCTTTGGAGCCAG AAGCATCAGAAAATGCAGCTTGTGGAGAGGACCCTCACAGAACGTGTACAGAGGCTGAATACAGCGATGCAGCAGAACACATG gTTGAAGCAGAAGTACCTG AAATGGAGCCAGCAAAAGAGGCTTCTGGAGAACCTGCACAACCTGCTCCACCTGTAGCTGTACCCAGCAGAAGAAACCCTCCTGGAGGAAAGTCCAGTCTGGTCCTGGGCTAA
- the SUMO2 gene encoding small ubiquitin-related modifier 2, translating to MADDKPKEGVKTETNDHINLKVAGQDGSVVQFKIKKHTPLTKLMKAYCERQGLSMRQIRFRFDGQPINETDTPAQLEMEDEDTIDVFQQQTGGNF from the exons ATGGCGGACGATAAACCAAAG gAGGGTGTGAAAACTGAAACCAACGACCACATCAACTTAAAAGTAGCTGGCCAGGATGGCTCTGTCGTTCAGTTCAAGATTAAAAAACATACACCACTCACCAAGCTCATGAAGGCTTATTGTGAACGACAG GGATTGTCAATGAGGCAAATTAGATTCCGGTTTGATGGCCAGCCTATTAATGAGACAGACACACCAGCACAG tTGGAAATGGAGGATGAAGATACAATTGATGTTTTCCAGCAGCAGACGGGAGGAAACTTCTAG